One genomic window of Numida meleagris isolate 19003 breed g44 Domestic line chromosome 1, NumMel1.0, whole genome shotgun sequence includes the following:
- the LOC110387917 gene encoding retinoic acid-induced protein 3-like isoform X1 encodes MTTQPPRGCGNIHADYFPLCDMDQAWGIVLESLAAAGVLVTIFLIFSLFFLICKVQDNSKRHMISIYFFFLLGTLGIFGITFAFIIRSNERIRPTRFFLFGVLFALCFSCLLTHASNLIRLVRGKKPFSWPVLLLLIVCFALVQVVINTEYLVTMMVKGRTTFLSMGSEEANKDFVMLLIYVLFLMALTFLVSMFTFCGSYKSWKRHGAHIFVTVLFSIAIWVVWITMLTKGNQSLRKTTWDDPVVAIALVSNGWIFLIMYIIPEICFLTAPQKLGDYPPENDFCQPTFIKQATGVDNHAYTQDEIVQGDREGTSYSPYSAHLQMKTLDAKNDFSIPRAKAHPSPYHDYTGGKGPM; translated from the exons ATGACGACACAGCCTCCTCGAGGCTGCGGCAACATCCATGCTGACTATTTCCCACTTTGTGACATGGATCAGGCCTGGGGGATTGTCCTGGAGTcgctggctgcagctggagtcCTTGTCACcattttcctcatcttctccCTGTTCTTCCTCATCTGTAAAGTCCAAGACAACAGCAAGAGGCACATGATCTCcatctatttcttcttcctattAGGCACACTCGGCATTTTTGGCATCACTTTTGCCTTCATCATTAGAAGCAATGAGAGGATTCGCCCCACTCGTTTCTTCCTGTTTGGAGTCCTCTTTGCACTCTGCTTCTCCTGCCTCCTCACCCATGCCTCCAACCTCATCAGGCtagtgagaggaaaaaaacctttctcCTGGCCAGTGTTGCTGCTCCTAATTGTTTGCTTTGCTCTCGTGCAAGTTGTGATCAACACTGAATACCTAGTCACCATGATGGTAAAAGGTAGAACCACATTTCTGAGTAtgggttcagaggaggccaACAAGGACTTTGTCATGCTTCTGATCTATGTGCTCTTCTTGATGGCTTTGACCTTCCTGGTCTCCATGTTCACATTCTGTGGGTCGTATAAGAGCTGGAAGAGACACGGAGCGCATATCTTTGTCACTGTCCTGTTCTCCATTGCCATTTGGGTTGTGTGGATCACTATGCTCACAAAAGGCAACCAGTCTTTAAGGAAAACTACTTGGGATGATCCTGTTGTGGCCATTGCTCTGGTGTCTAATGGATGGATCTTCTTGATAATGTATATCATCcctgaaatttgttttctcactgCCCCTCAGAAGCTGGGGGATTACCCTCCAGAAAACGACTTCTGCCAACCCACATTCATAAAGCAGGCGACTGGAGTGGACAACCATGCCTACACCCAAGATGAAATTGTGCAAG GAGACAGGGAAGGCACCAGCTACTCCCCGTACTCTGCTCACCTCCAGATGAAG ACCCTCGATGCAAAGAATGATTTCTCCATCCCTCGGGCCAAGGCCCACCCGAGCCCATACCATGACTACACTGGTGGGAAAGGCCCCATGTAG
- the LOC110387917 gene encoding retinoic acid-induced protein 3-like isoform X2: MTTQPPRGCGNIHADYFPLCDMDQAWGIVLESLAAAGVLVTIFLIFSLFFLICKVQDNSKRHMISIYFFFLLGTLGIFGITFAFIIRSNERIRPTRFFLFGVLFALCFSCLLTHASNLIRLVRGKKPFSWPVLLLLIVCFALVQVVINTEYLVTMMVKGRTTFLSMGSEEANKDFVMLLIYVLFLMALTFLVSMFTFCGSYKSWKRHGAHIFVTVLFSIAIWVVWITMLTKGNQSLRKTTWDDPVVAIALVSNGWIFLIMYIIPEICFLTAPQKLGDYPPENDFCQPTFIKQATGVDNHAYTQDEIVQGDREGTSYSPYSAHLQMKPMA, from the exons ATGACGACACAGCCTCCTCGAGGCTGCGGCAACATCCATGCTGACTATTTCCCACTTTGTGACATGGATCAGGCCTGGGGGATTGTCCTGGAGTcgctggctgcagctggagtcCTTGTCACcattttcctcatcttctccCTGTTCTTCCTCATCTGTAAAGTCCAAGACAACAGCAAGAGGCACATGATCTCcatctatttcttcttcctattAGGCACACTCGGCATTTTTGGCATCACTTTTGCCTTCATCATTAGAAGCAATGAGAGGATTCGCCCCACTCGTTTCTTCCTGTTTGGAGTCCTCTTTGCACTCTGCTTCTCCTGCCTCCTCACCCATGCCTCCAACCTCATCAGGCtagtgagaggaaaaaaacctttctcCTGGCCAGTGTTGCTGCTCCTAATTGTTTGCTTTGCTCTCGTGCAAGTTGTGATCAACACTGAATACCTAGTCACCATGATGGTAAAAGGTAGAACCACATTTCTGAGTAtgggttcagaggaggccaACAAGGACTTTGTCATGCTTCTGATCTATGTGCTCTTCTTGATGGCTTTGACCTTCCTGGTCTCCATGTTCACATTCTGTGGGTCGTATAAGAGCTGGAAGAGACACGGAGCGCATATCTTTGTCACTGTCCTGTTCTCCATTGCCATTTGGGTTGTGTGGATCACTATGCTCACAAAAGGCAACCAGTCTTTAAGGAAAACTACTTGGGATGATCCTGTTGTGGCCATTGCTCTGGTGTCTAATGGATGGATCTTCTTGATAATGTATATCATCcctgaaatttgttttctcactgCCCCTCAGAAGCTGGGGGATTACCCTCCAGAAAACGACTTCTGCCAACCCACATTCATAAAGCAGGCGACTGGAGTGGACAACCATGCCTACACCCAAGATGAAATTGTGCAAG GAGACAGGGAAGGCACCAGCTACTCCCCGTACTCTGCTCACCTCCAGATGAAG CCCATGGCCTGA